Proteins encoded in a region of the Bicyclus anynana chromosome 9, ilBicAnyn1.1, whole genome shotgun sequence genome:
- the LOC112047274 gene encoding uncharacterized protein LOC112047274, with protein MRVLKMTNTLAVCLLSVTFLCCTGLSTARQAPKECSKGPTYWCQSLKSAADCGAVGHCIGTVWEQQSDDVRRNDVSDKFVHLFRDLKDVKDMINDEYLESRILSACRDISNEAIYRSCKDNAADLGQYFGHVLKSSTSAETMCQIMGMCNNDKLDNMLKTKKTDKPVRHKTILVGTNHCTWGPSYWCSNFTTGRECKRTSHCLQKIWPKMTVPKDDDAVCSICKDLVTEARNQLRSNVTVEELKELFEDGCKLIPFKSVTEDCVKVADEFAPELVEVLAAEMSSGAVCSVVGLCNNANIDRIIEEHKTKDEPAKQKPKLVGAAKCTWGPSYWCSNFSTVRECKATPHCVQRVWSKMSVPKDDDGICKICKDMVTQARDQLQSNETQEELKEVFEGSCELIPIKIVKKECMKLADDFVPELVETLASQMNPDAVCSVAGLCNNAHIDKLIEEYNATLKLHEGCTNCRRSVGIARKRFDETQYDDFLYGLLNVCQNMGSLSDSCSMLMFKYYENILEAVKKDFTPNSVCHLSGQCSYRYHSHDLYTFPDETKDLKASDDIPCEFCEQIIKHMRDTLVANTSEIEFHKVLVGLCKQTGSFKSECLQLVEQYHSTIYYFLVSELKPDQLCSYIGICHDKPNTPIAPLLPRELTVKAFTNTGKLIGHDEAKSYATSKPTEDTKKQGNVQIIGEKSTVPPPLPIERMFVALPVQNSYCTFCQYFLHYLQVELSKDDTEEAITKLVEGACDVLPKQLDNDCRQFVTQYGPNVIALLVREVDPSSVCPDIGLCPKSEEVHDVAINSEKSNCPLCLFAVQQLEIVLKNNHSEENIRHALDGLCNHLSAKMRTECVDFVDTYTNQLIEMIIADLSPMEICVYLKLCRDNSKHTDPMKITHPSIDDYHRKPHLRGDRNHRRGPMLPKHMLESSAGGDIETNEIPDHTRNGRPVDNAPKSLCVLCQFVLKEIDDEIKDKHNDDEIKKVVHGICKRMPKSVKPECDQFVEKYADLVISLLAQELNPDEVCQELKLCDPNFSAFREEILDCAVCETVVMALKKVLANDKVDRNIVHIVEKACNALPAKYYDRCHTMLEVYGDSVIHMIEDFGTKGVCQKIGLCSSSDAAFVRMYRGRN; from the exons GAATACCTGGAGTCGCGTATCCTGTCGGCTTGCCGCGACATCTCCAACGAAGCCATCTACCGCTCGTGCAAGGACAACGCGGCCGACCTCGGCCAGTACTTCGGACATGTGCTGAAGTCCTCCACGTCGGCTGAAACCATGTGCCAAATCATGGGCATGTGTAATAACGACAAATTGGATAACATGCTAAAG ACCAAGAAGACTGATAAACCTGTCCGGCataaaa CCATTCTCGTGGGTACTAATCATTGCACGTGGGGCCCTTCGTATTGGTGCAGTAATTTCAC TACGGGTCGAGAGTGCAAAAGAACTTCACACTGCTTGCAAAAAATATGGCCCAAAATGACGGTGCCGAAGGACGACGACGCTGTGTGCAGTATTTGCAAGGACTTGGTGACGGAGGCTCGCAACCAACTTCGCAGCAATGTCACTGTG GAAGAACTGAAAGAACTCTTCGAAGATGGCTGCAAGCTGATACCGTTCAAGAGTGTGACGGAGGACTGCGTGAAAGTCGCCGACGAGTTCGCGCCCGAGCTGGTGGAGGTGCTCGCGGCGGAGATGTCCTCGGGCGCCGTGTGCTCCGTCGTGGGGCTCTGCAACAACGCCAACATCGACAGGATCATCGAGGAACAT AAAACGAAAGACGAGCCCGCCAAGCAAAAAC cgAAACTGGTGGGTGCTGCTAAATGTACATGGGGACCTTCATATTGGTGCAGTAACTTCAG CACGGTCCGAGAATGCAAAGCCACTCCGCACTGCGTGCAAAGAGTGTGGTCCAAGATGTCGGTGCCTAAAGACGATGACGGCATCTGCAAGATTTGCAAGGACATGGTGACCCAGGCCCGCGACCAGCTGCAGAGCAATGAGACCCAG GAAGAACTGAAAGAAGTGTTCGAAGGAAGCTGCGAGCTCATCCCCATCAAGATAGTGAAGAAGGAATGCATGAAGCTGGCGGACGACTTCGTGCCCGAGCTGGTGGAGACGCTGGCGTCGCAGATGAACCCCGACGCGGTGTGCTCGGTCGCCGGCCTGTGCAACAATGCGCACATAGACAAACTTATTGAGGAATAT AACGCAACTTTAAAACTTCACGAAGGTTGCACTAACTGCAGGAGATCGGTTGGCATTGCGAGGAAGAGATTCGACGAAACTCAATATGACGATTTCCTCTACGGACTGCTCAAT GTGTGTCAAAACATGGGTTCTCTATCCGACTCGTGCTCGATGCTCATGTTCAAGTACTACGAGAACATTCTAGAAGCCGTGAAGAAGGACTTCACCCCGAACTCTGTGTGTCACCTGAGCGGACAGTGCTCGTACAGATACCATTCGCACGATCTGTATACCTTCCCTGATGAAACCAAGGATCTGAAGGCCTCTGA cGACATCCCGTGCGAGTTTTGCGAACAAATTATCAAACACATGCGCGATACTCTAGTCGCTAATACGTCAGAAATTGAATTCCACAAAGTGCTAGTTG gtcTATGCAAACAAACCGGTAGCTTCAAATCGGAGTGTCTCCAACTGGTGGAACAGTATCACTCGACCATTTACTACTTCCTCGTGTCGGAGCTAAAGCCGGATCAGCTTTGCAGCTACATCGGCATATGCCACGATAAGCCCAACACGCCCATTGCGCCGCTGCTGCCCAGAGAACTGACTGTGAAGGCTTTCACTAACACCGGCAAACTGATCGGCCACGACGAGGCCAAGAGTTACGCAACCTCAAAG CCTACCGAAGACACGAAGAAACAAGGCAACGTGCAAATAATCGGCGAGAAGTCGACGGTTCCGCCGCCTCTGCCCATCGAGAGGATGTTCGTGGCGCTTCCGGTGCAGAACAGCTACTGCACCTTCTGTCAGTACTTCCTGCACTACTTACAGGTGGAGCTGAGCAAGGATGACACCGAG GAGGCGATAACTAAGCTGGTAGAAGGAGCGTGCGACGTGCTTCCCAAACAGCTAGACAACGACTGCCGCCAGTTCGTGACGCAGTACGGGCCTAACGTCATCGCGCTGCTGGTGCGCGAGGTGGATCCCTCCAGC GTCTGCCCAGACATCGGCCTGTGCCCCAAGTCTGAGGAGGTGCACGATGTGGCTATCAACTCTGAGAAGTCCAACTGTCCGCTCTGCCTCTTTGCTGTGCAGCAACTGGAGATTGTCCTTAAAAACAACCACAGTGAG GAAAACATACGCCACGCTCTCGACGGCCTGTGCAACCACCTGTCCGCCAAAATGCGCACCGAATGCGTAGACTTTGTCGACACCTACACCAACCAGCTGATCGAGATGATCATAGCTGACCTCAGCCCCATGGAGATATGCGTCTACCTCAAACTGTGCAGAGACAACAGCAAGCATACCGACCCCATGAAGATCACCCACCCGTCTATTGATGATTATCACCGGAAACCGCACCTCAGGGGAGACAGGAACCATAGAAGGGGACCGATGCTTCCTAAGCATATGCTGGAGTCGTCCGCTGGTGGTGATATTG AAACGAACGAGATCCCCGACCACACTCGCAATGGTCGGCCCGTGGACAACGCGCCCAAGTCCCTGTGCGTGCTGTGCCAGTTCGTGCTCAAGGAGATCGACGATGAGATCAAGGACAAACATAATGAC GATGAAATAAAGAAGGTAGTCCATGGCATTTGCAAGCGCATGCCCAAGTCGGTGAAGCCCGAGTGCGACCAGTTCGTGGAGAAGTACGCCGACCTGGTCATCAGTCTGCTGGCGCAAGAGCTCAACCCTGACGAGGTCTGCCAGGAGCTGAAGCTGTGCGACCCCAACTTTAGCGCGTTTAGAG AAGAGATCCTGGACTGCGCGGTGTGCGAGACAGTGGTGATGGCGCTCAAGAAGGTGCTGGCCAACGACAAGGTGGACCGCAACATCGTGCACATCGTGGAGAAGGCTTGCAACGCGCTGCCCGCCAAGTACTACGACAGG TGTCACACTATGCTGGAAGTGTACGGCGATAGCGTCATCCACATGATCGAAGACTTCGGAACTAAAGGCGTGTGCCAGAAGATCGGGCTCTGCTCCAGCAGCGACGCGGCCTTCGTGCGCATGTACCGAGGCCGCAACTAG